Proteins encoded together in one Calderihabitans maritimus window:
- a CDS encoding 3-hydroxybutyryl-CoA dehydrogenase: protein MGIQTIGIIGAGQMGSGIAQVAASKGFKVILNDINEEILQGSLKTISKHIQRSVDKNKISAADKDQILERIRTTTSLEEFKEVDFVVEAATEKVQLKLDLFRRLDQICSPDVILATNTSSISITLIATATTRRDKVIGMHFMNPVPVMRLVEVIRGFETSDETYQTVVQLAKELGKVPSEANDYPGFVANRILMPMINEAIYALYEGVATKESIDTIMKLGTNQPMGPLELADLIGLDTCLAIMEVLYEGFSDSKYRPCPLLRKMVTAGYLGRKVGKGFYEY, encoded by the coding sequence ATGGGAATTCAAACCATAGGTATAATCGGAGCCGGCCAAATGGGCAGTGGTATAGCCCAAGTGGCCGCTAGCAAGGGTTTTAAGGTAATCTTGAATGACATTAATGAAGAGATCCTCCAGGGGAGCTTAAAGACTATCAGCAAACACATCCAACGAAGCGTAGACAAGAACAAGATCAGTGCGGCTGATAAGGACCAAATATTAGAAAGGATTAGGACCACTACCAGTCTGGAAGAATTCAAGGAAGTAGATTTTGTGGTGGAGGCCGCTACCGAAAAGGTTCAGCTTAAGTTGGACCTCTTTCGCCGGTTAGACCAGATATGTTCACCCGATGTTATCTTAGCGACTAATACGTCGTCTATATCTATCACTCTAATAGCTACGGCTACTACCCGCCGGGACAAAGTAATCGGTATGCACTTCATGAACCCGGTCCCGGTCATGCGGTTGGTAGAAGTGATCAGAGGGTTTGAGACCAGTGACGAAACCTACCAGACGGTAGTTCAACTGGCTAAAGAGTTAGGGAAAGTACCCAGTGAAGCAAATGATTACCCTGGATTTGTGGCTAACCGAATTTTGATGCCCATGATTAATGAGGCGATATACGCCCTGTATGAAGGTGTAGCTACTAAGGAGTCAATTGATACCATCATGAAGCTTGGTACCAACCAACCGATGGGACCGCTGGAATTAGCTGATCTTATAGGATTAGATACCTGTCTGGCCATTATGGAGGTATTATACGAAGGTTTTTCCGATTCCAAGTATCGCCCGTGCCCGTTACTTAGAAAAATGGTAACTGCTGGTTACTTGGGACGTAAAGTGGGGAAAGGTTTTTATGAATATTAA
- a CDS encoding thiamine pyrophosphate-binding protein: protein MVRLGIEFDEEAQKKLDIPLGQRELYPSVGKYIAEILREQGVNIAFGVPGGHIWHFIDAISRIGIKTITFAHEQNAVYAGEAYSQVTQKPAVCYGTVGPGTGNSFSAMQQAWLSNTPIIYLAGGIEVEHDGLFNTIQESYAHRFFEHVTKWSPRVIYPWQVKQFLTRGFKIAQAAPRAPVAFELGIDLLFSKDDEMRQHYWGGFFQKHSDYVEKWRGEDTPKPLTSAANPEAVAKAAKAIVEAKRPFLIIGDQAAWDQAGPEMEEFVNLMKIPFTTRRLGRAVISEKHKNYHRGFPPFRKDIDLMISAGLKVGFFDGYGRGWPQTIQISNCQEQVWTYIKTLEVLLGNLKAVFKQLNDYIKANNLQAQLSPERDEWLRKCQESHAQAVSKRRDKAYKYGPDHPRYREKDILHYGYMSQIIREVNDELYGSKTRVMIDGYTMSDFVMPYLEFTRPASCITANDQAGVGHGVGQAIGAAFGDMEKGELLPILALMGDSGMMNAGWDVEVAVRHKLPIVYLVTNNGGWMPGMKYIWYGPNWDVLGDQDVYGNIWQGHKQMGEERPIDIQFEKFAESIGAYGMVCNRSEKFREDLKKAYSIAEKGQPVVMNCIMDQHLVNRATMGPAYCLMYAHIPYHELPYRGKAARKRFLSQWFEGLKNEPDMAFPDSWEPLTEEEFGYEPKEEFFK, encoded by the coding sequence ATGGTAAGATTAGGCATCGAATTTGATGAAGAAGCCCAAAAGAAATTAGATATTCCTTTAGGGCAACGGGAACTTTATCCCAGCGTAGGGAAATATATAGCCGAGATTTTGAGGGAACAGGGCGTTAATATTGCTTTCGGAGTTCCCGGAGGACATATCTGGCATTTTATAGACGCCATTTCCCGCATAGGGATCAAAACAATTACCTTTGCCCACGAACAAAATGCCGTTTATGCCGGTGAAGCTTATTCGCAGGTCACCCAAAAACCTGCTGTTTGCTACGGCACGGTCGGACCAGGTACAGGCAACTCCTTTTCGGCCATGCAACAAGCCTGGCTTTCCAACACGCCGATAATTTACTTGGCTGGCGGAATTGAGGTTGAGCACGACGGCTTATTTAACACCATTCAGGAGAGTTATGCCCACCGTTTCTTCGAACATGTTACCAAGTGGAGCCCGCGGGTAATCTACCCGTGGCAAGTCAAACAATTCCTGACCAGGGGTTTCAAAATCGCCCAGGCGGCGCCCAGAGCACCGGTGGCCTTTGAGCTGGGTATTGACCTTTTATTCTCCAAAGACGATGAGATGAGACAGCATTACTGGGGTGGCTTCTTCCAGAAACATAGCGATTACGTAGAAAAATGGCGCGGCGAGGATACACCAAAACCGCTTACTTCCGCTGCCAACCCGGAGGCTGTGGCCAAAGCAGCTAAAGCTATTGTAGAGGCCAAGAGACCGTTCCTTATCATAGGAGATCAGGCGGCCTGGGATCAAGCAGGGCCAGAAATGGAAGAATTTGTTAATTTAATGAAGATACCTTTCACCACCAGAAGGTTGGGCCGGGCGGTAATTTCTGAAAAACACAAAAATTATCATCGGGGGTTCCCGCCCTTTAGAAAAGACATTGACTTGATGATCAGTGCCGGCTTGAAAGTAGGTTTCTTCGATGGTTACGGCCGGGGCTGGCCTCAGACAATTCAAATTTCCAACTGTCAGGAGCAGGTATGGACCTACATTAAAACCCTGGAAGTTCTCTTGGGGAATTTAAAGGCGGTGTTCAAGCAGCTTAACGATTATATCAAGGCCAACAACTTGCAGGCACAGCTCAGTCCGGAAAGAGATGAGTGGCTGAGGAAGTGCCAGGAAAGCCATGCGCAAGCGGTATCCAAACGACGGGATAAAGCTTACAAGTATGGACCGGATCATCCGCGCTACCGGGAAAAAGATATCCTGCATTATGGTTATATGTCGCAGATTATCAGAGAGGTCAATGATGAACTGTATGGTAGCAAGACGAGAGTAATGATTGACGGTTATACCATGTCCGATTTTGTCATGCCCTACCTGGAGTTTACCAGACCTGCCTCCTGTATCACGGCCAACGACCAGGCTGGCGTAGGACACGGTGTTGGCCAGGCGATAGGTGCCGCCTTTGGCGATATGGAGAAGGGTGAGCTCCTGCCCATACTGGCCCTGATGGGCGATTCCGGTATGATGAACGCCGGATGGGACGTAGAGGTTGCCGTAAGACATAAACTACCTATTGTTTATCTCGTGACTAATAATGGTGGCTGGATGCCCGGTATGAAGTATATTTGGTACGGGCCGAACTGGGATGTGCTCGGTGATCAGGATGTTTACGGTAATATCTGGCAAGGTCATAAGCAGATGGGTGAAGAGCGGCCAATCGATATTCAGTTTGAAAAATTTGCCGAATCGATTGGTGCTTACGGTATGGTTTGCAACCGATCAGAAAAATTCAGAGAAGACCTCAAGAAAGCTTACTCCATCGCCGAGAAAGGACAACCGGTTGTTATGAACTGCATTATGGATCAACATTTAGTTAACAGAGCAACTATGGGACCTGCTTACTGTCTGATGTATGCTCATATCCCCTATCATGAACTACCTTATAGAGGTAAGGCCGCGAGAAAACGCTTCCTCAGCCAGTGGTTTGAAGGCCTCAAGAACGAACCTGATATGGCCTTCCCAGACTCCTGGGAACCTCTTACGGAAGAAGAATTTGGCTATGAGCCGAAGGAAGAGTTCTTTAAATAA